The Salvelinus fontinalis isolate EN_2023a chromosome 36, ASM2944872v1, whole genome shotgun sequence genome window below encodes:
- the LOC129835710 gene encoding ret finger protein-like 4A isoform X3 encodes MNDTNMNLDLPHNEARSFEVDVVLDGKTAHSQLKISHNGKVVEWVNQKQESLTEIDKNDIDKHFDEAPYVLGSMGRAMRAYWEVSVKEKKDWVLGVTSATANRKGQLVLSPANGFWVIGISDGKDFTAFMDDDDVLKEIILHRVGIYLDYNEKKVTFYNAEDSSLIYSFTKGPSYEDDVHPLFSPWNNDTDSIRILSIESKKSK; translated from the exons ATGAACG ATACGAATATGAATTTGGACCTCCCACATAATG AGGCACGCTCATTTGAAG TGGATGTTGTTCTAGATGGAAAAACAGCTCACTCGCAGCTGAAGATATCACACAATGGGAAAGTTGTGGAGTGGGTGAACCAAAAACAAGAATCACTGACAGAGATTGACAAGAATGACATTGACAAGCATTTTGATGAAGCCCCATATGTGTTGGGCAGTATGGGCCGTGCTATGCGGGCCTACTGGGAGGTGTCTGTAAAGGAGAAAAAGGACTGGGTACTTGGTGTTACCAGTGCAACAGCTAACAGGAAAGGACAGTTGGTTCTCAGCCCAGCCAATGGCTTCTGGGTAATCGGGATCTCCGATGGCAAAGACTTTACAGCATTCATGGATGATGATGATGTCCTTAAAGAAATAATTCTACACCGAGTGGGTATCTATCTAGATTATAATGAAAAGAAGGTGACTTTCTACAATGCAGAAGACAGCTCACTCATCTACTCATTCACCAAGGGACCAAGTTATGAGGATGATGTCCACCCACTTTTCTCACCCTGGAACAATGATACAGATTCAATCAGAATTTTGTCCATTGAAAGTAAAAAATCTAAATAA